The region GACGTTATCGATTTAAATTACGTAAGGAGGCGAAAGCATGAATAAGAAACTTCTTTTTATTCCTCTCGTACTATTTGTTGGCTTAGTGGTGATGTTTACCACCCAACTTATGGATAACGCACAAGGTGATGATCCAACGAAACTGGAATCAGTATTGGTGGGCAAACCGGTACCAGAGTTTCAGCTGCCGAATTTGTTTGACGACAATAAACAGTATGATCAAAGCCTGTTTCAAGGTAAGCCACTTTTACTGAACGTTTGGGCGACATGGTGTCCCACCTGCCATGCTGAGCATCAATTCTTAAATCAGCTAGCGAACCAAGGGGTCAATATCGTTGGTCTGAATTACAAAGATGATCGTGCCAAGGCAATTACTTGGCTCAATCAGGCGGGT is a window of Vibrio porteresiae DSM 19223 DNA encoding:
- a CDS encoding DsbE family thiol:disulfide interchange protein, translated to MNKKLLFIPLVLFVGLVVMFTTQLMDNAQGDDPTKLESVLVGKPVPEFQLPNLFDDNKQYDQSLFQGKPLLLNVWATWCPTCHAEHQFLNQLANQGVNIVGLNYKDDRAKAITWLNQAGDPYAVNLFDGDGMFGLDLGVYGAPETFLIDANGVIRYRHVGDVNAQNWHNKLEPLYQKLLQENHS